A genomic stretch from Planctomycetaceae bacterium includes:
- a CDS encoding ATP-binding protein, giving the protein MGALAGASGLTGFIAGVFCPMSIDAGCTVLLLGASLALVCLNESRWGRVPQILAWAALLVPAVGAARALSNWHWPFNSLGTAVRGASAYPAMEAPVLAAVSLCAAAILLLNKTVARKQSLSQWLAAAAAVLGLLELLGHAFGTAPAASIPAAVAIVTLAAGIVLARPRLKPAAIFWSGGTTGVIARRLVLPVILTPTLLAGFALWSVESRFLDSAMAATLFGLLGVLFLAALTGWCVSVLAGIDLRRGRAMRSLRRTQQSLIRSRDELERRVNERTAELTLKNVELHRRSNQLARLASELTLAEQRERKRLAHVLHDHLQQLLVSAKLGLELCMRQQGQSLPADLRRVQDLLVESITSSRELTMELFPPVLHEEGLGGGLRWLAAWMQEKHSLCVELQVDLAAVPATQDLSILLFQSVRELLFNIVKHANVKAAQVCLRRSESHLELTVCDQGAGFDPDELHGAGGAGFGLFSVRERLEMLGGTMKIESSPGRGSRVTLRAPCGQGFTAEIAENAEIRADGEPDTLPTSAISAL; this is encoded by the coding sequence ATGGGCGCTCTTGCGGGCGCGTCGGGGCTGACCGGGTTCATCGCCGGCGTCTTCTGTCCGATGTCTATTGACGCCGGCTGCACGGTGCTGTTGCTGGGAGCGAGCCTGGCGCTGGTGTGTCTCAACGAGAGCCGGTGGGGGCGCGTGCCGCAGATTCTGGCATGGGCGGCACTGCTCGTACCTGCCGTAGGCGCGGCCCGCGCCCTGTCGAATTGGCATTGGCCTTTCAACAGTCTGGGCACCGCGGTGAGGGGCGCCAGCGCCTACCCGGCGATGGAGGCGCCCGTCCTTGCGGCAGTGAGTCTCTGTGCCGCGGCGATCCTGCTGCTGAACAAGACTGTGGCGCGCAAGCAGAGCCTCTCGCAATGGCTTGCCGCCGCGGCGGCTGTTCTGGGACTTCTGGAACTGCTCGGTCACGCCTTCGGCACCGCTCCGGCGGCGTCAATACCGGCAGCGGTGGCGATCGTGACTCTTGCGGCCGGGATCGTCCTGGCCAGGCCCCGGCTCAAGCCGGCGGCGATCTTCTGGAGCGGCGGGACGACGGGCGTGATCGCGCGGCGGCTGGTGCTTCCCGTGATCCTGACGCCGACTCTGCTGGCCGGGTTTGCGCTATGGTCGGTGGAGAGCAGGTTTTTGGACAGTGCGATGGCCGCGACGCTGTTCGGCCTGCTGGGCGTGCTCTTTCTGGCCGCCCTGACGGGTTGGTGCGTGTCGGTGCTGGCGGGGATCGACCTGCGGCGCGGGCGGGCGATGCGGAGTCTGCGCCGCACGCAGCAGTCGCTGATTCGCTCGCGAGACGAACTGGAGCGGCGGGTGAATGAGCGGACAGCCGAATTGACGCTCAAGAACGTCGAGCTTCATCGCAGGTCCAACCAGTTGGCGCGTCTGGCATCGGAACTGACGCTGGCCGAGCAGCGCGAGCGGAAGCGGCTGGCGCACGTGCTGCACGACCATCTGCAGCAGTTGCTCGTTTCGGCCAAGCTCGGCCTGGAGCTATGCATGCGGCAGCAGGGGCAGTCGCTGCCGGCCGATCTTCGGCGAGTGCAGGATTTGCTGGTCGAGTCGATCACCTCCTCGCGCGAGTTGACGATGGAACTATTTCCGCCGGTGCTTCATGAGGAGGGATTGGGCGGCGGGCTGCGGTGGCTGGCGGCCTGGATGCAGGAGAAGCATTCACTGTGCGTGGAGTTGCAGGTGGACCTTGCAGCCGTTCCGGCGACCCAGGACCTGTCGATCCTGCTGTTCCAGTCGGTTCGGGAGCTGCTGTTCAACATCGTCAAGCACGCCAACGTCAAGGCCGCGCAGGTGTGCCTGCGCCGCAGCGAGTCGCACCTGGAACTGACGGTCTGCGACCAGGGCGCCGGGTTCGACCCCGACGAACTGCACGGCGCCGGCGGGGCGGGGTTTGGACTGTTCAGCGTGCGCGAGAGGCTGGAAATGCTGGGGGGCACGATGAAGATCGAATCGTCCCCGGGTCGCGGCAGTCGCGTCACGCTCCGGGCGCCATGCGGACAGGGTTTCACCGCGGAGATCGCCGAGAACGCAGAGATCAGAGCTGACGGGGAGCCAGACACTCTTCCGACCTCCGCGATCTCTGCACTGTAG
- a CDS encoding tetratricopeptide repeat protein produces MVPIQRRRPRRMLRLFGISGFVCLALGLVVTVALLGTGKPAPQVSAAPKTAAEAKQSQGQAAVADAARGKAPDLTPEQLFEKASPAVVYIVVRDKDLKPLGLGSGFFVDAGGLIVTNFHVIKGAEFAAVRLSSGATLFVDGVVATDPDGDLALLKVSGSGYPCLALSKGGLPKVGAAVFAIGNPQGLENTFSSGMVSGHREIKAGMPAIQVTAPISPGSSGGPLLNAGGEIVGVTTAYLGGGQNLNFAVPVSGVSALMRKQGKVQTLTSAGGRRLDSAETEELDKAWAAIAKKDWGTATSILTSLREKQRDNPVVWYALGQLHAAIGNHDIALQHYQVAIDLKPNYAAAHFNMGLACSTLNRHADAIEAYKQAIAIKPDMAQAYSWMGDAWSKMKCHRDAIEACKKAIAIDPNYALSYRVIGVVYTDLKQYSQAIEFFKKGIAIDPGDNRAYVIMARAYSEMDRHAEAIEACRQALAIAPNYPGAYFRLGASCEKLNRNAEAIEAYEQYLRLEPAGAIAPMVEKYLARVRLAGQ; encoded by the coding sequence ATGGTCCCGATCCAGCGGCGCAGACCGCGACGCATGCTTCGGCTCTTTGGCATATCCGGGTTTGTCTGTCTTGCCCTGGGCCTTGTGGTGACCGTCGCCCTTCTTGGCACAGGCAAGCCCGCGCCCCAAGTGTCGGCGGCACCGAAGACGGCCGCTGAGGCGAAACAATCGCAAGGGCAAGCCGCGGTAGCGGATGCCGCACGGGGTAAGGCGCCCGATCTCACGCCTGAGCAACTGTTCGAGAAGGCCTCGCCCGCCGTGGTCTACATCGTCGTGCGGGACAAGGATCTCAAGCCTCTCGGCCTTGGGTCCGGCTTCTTCGTCGATGCCGGCGGCCTGATCGTCACGAACTTCCACGTCATAAAGGGCGCGGAATTCGCCGCCGTGCGCCTCAGCAGCGGGGCCACGCTGTTTGTCGACGGCGTGGTTGCCACCGATCCCGACGGCGACTTGGCTCTGCTCAAAGTTTCCGGCAGCGGGTATCCCTGCCTCGCGCTTTCCAAAGGGGGCTTGCCTAAGGTTGGTGCGGCCGTCTTCGCCATCGGCAACCCGCAAGGGCTGGAGAATACCTTCAGCAGCGGTATGGTGAGCGGCCACCGGGAAATCAAGGCTGGCATGCCGGCCATCCAGGTAACTGCCCCGATAAGCCCCGGCTCCAGCGGCGGGCCACTGCTCAACGCCGGCGGCGAAATTGTCGGCGTCACAACGGCCTACTTGGGTGGCGGCCAGAATCTCAACTTCGCCGTCCCCGTCTCCGGTGTCTCGGCGCTGATGCGCAAGCAAGGTAAGGTTCAGACCCTTACCAGTGCAGGAGGCCGCCGCCTCGACAGCGCCGAGACCGAAGAACTGGACAAAGCTTGGGCGGCCATAGCGAAGAAGGACTGGGGCACAGCCACGAGCATACTCACATCGCTCCGTGAGAAGCAGAGAGACAATCCGGTTGTGTGGTACGCTTTGGGGCAACTGCATGCGGCGATTGGCAATCACGACATCGCGCTCCAACATTACCAGGTCGCCATTGATCTAAAACCAAACTACGCTGCGGCTCACTTCAACATGGGCTTGGCCTGCAGCACCCTCAACCGCCACGCCGATGCCATCGAAGCCTACAAGCAGGCCATCGCTATCAAGCCCGACATGGCTCAGGCATATAGCTGGATGGGCGACGCATGGTCGAAGATGAAATGCCATAGAGATGCCATTGAAGCCTGCAAGAAGGCTATCGCCATCGATCCGAATTATGCGCTGTCCTACAGGGTCATAGGAGTTGTCTACACTGATCTGAAGCAATACTCCCAAGCCATTGAGTTCTTCAAAAAGGGCATCGCCATTGACCCAGGCGACAATCGAGCCTATGTGATCATGGCGCGCGCCTACAGCGAAATGGACCGGCATGCCGAGGCCATTGAAGCTTGCAGACAAGCCCTTGCCATCGCCCCGAATTATCCTGGAGCCTACTTCCGGCTCGGGGCTTCCTGTGAGAAACTGAATCGCAATGCCGAGGCCATTGAAGCCTACGAGCAGTACCTCCGCCTAGAGCCTGCAGGCGCGATTGCCCCCATGGTGGAGAAGTATTTGGCAAGAGTCCGCCTTGCAGGCCAATGA
- a CDS encoding helix-turn-helix domain-containing protein: protein MIRSEKCSCDSKDEAKEGALLIGAEVVASMLDCSPRHIRRLVDAGAFPRPVKLGTKLVRWPRRQIEDFIAGGCRATGKAV from the coding sequence ATGATTCGTTCAGAAAAATGCAGTTGCGACAGCAAGGATGAGGCGAAGGAAGGGGCTCTTCTGATCGGAGCGGAAGTCGTCGCTTCGATGTTGGACTGCTCGCCGAGACACATCCGGCGGCTGGTGGATGCGGGCGCCTTCCCCCGCCCGGTGAAGCTGGGCACAAAACTGGTGCGCTGGCCGCGCCGTCAAATCGAGGACTTCATTGCCGGCGGCTGCCGTGCGACGGGGAAGGCGGTGTAG
- a CDS encoding DUF3987 domain-containing protein: MLRADVCGHDDLLNLAKNMARDYVPPTACQWFMPPAIHDAGEVDMAGWVATENAPSDSCRKSLLDSGYVACQHRGRAVYMPAVQYGECVTAGWRGEWLLFGKEALTFTSPDEAKQFWAAVIHVAENAAAALAPHVFDYWRVGFTLQNERQLLNRIAGIESKLAGSTDAKAVRDAISDFDALLREADQQADNEEIVAWYAGRDSDEDTPYWRDCDRFGQELQAIKDERKQAVRKLLDQEKAQEEAHMKELLGGTNAVLRGAVQSDSGESAPSPLAGQSAESIKGQIEKAMAPILAGVSDAQVLDVMCGLADCLRGAADRERASGRQWRPFPLDALPRRIGGFVQAVAEAHSVDPVFVVLPVLATVAAAMGNAWRLRIKDDFDVPPVLWCFLVARTGTNKSGPFAVAVGPMWQVPPMPSAGDAMLSVRQEQYIIDDATSEAVLARLGKCPRGLLLAGDELAGWLQSFDAYRKGAGGDQQKWIRMWNAKPIRVDRKTTDERNMIPAPAVSIAGSIQPELLSKAADAEKLASGFFPRALAAMPPEQKRRWSNVGISEQQAAFWRKLIDRLRTTPFDSLETDTGQYLPKIVTLSPEADAAWVQWYEEVAERLHHLTGTERAITAKADVQAARLAFVLYGMACALDEYPAGCHMPGPIMAAGVRLAEWFLDETLRVFETTCGRAQGERVPSLLSLVQRRGGKATPRDIQRADSRSYPSAEAARVALQDLADAGHGSFDGRVFVVKQGKGKP, translated from the coding sequence ATGCTTCGAGCCGATGTTTGCGGTCACGACGATCTTCTGAACCTGGCCAAGAACATGGCCCGTGACTACGTGCCCCCGACAGCCTGTCAGTGGTTCATGCCCCCGGCGATTCACGATGCCGGCGAGGTCGATATGGCTGGCTGGGTCGCGACTGAAAACGCGCCGTCTGATTCATGCCGGAAGTCGCTCCTGGACAGCGGGTACGTCGCCTGCCAACATCGAGGGCGAGCAGTCTACATGCCGGCGGTCCAGTATGGTGAATGCGTGACTGCCGGCTGGCGAGGCGAATGGCTGCTTTTCGGCAAAGAGGCGTTGACCTTCACCAGTCCCGATGAGGCTAAGCAATTCTGGGCGGCCGTGATTCACGTTGCCGAGAATGCCGCGGCCGCGCTGGCGCCACACGTCTTCGACTATTGGCGCGTTGGGTTCACGCTGCAGAATGAGCGGCAACTGCTGAACCGCATAGCCGGCATTGAAAGCAAGTTGGCCGGCAGCACTGACGCAAAAGCGGTTCGTGATGCTATCAGCGACTTCGACGCCCTTCTGAGGGAAGCGGATCAGCAGGCAGACAACGAAGAAATCGTTGCCTGGTATGCCGGCCGCGACTCCGACGAAGATACTCCGTACTGGCGCGACTGCGACCGCTTCGGCCAAGAGTTGCAGGCAATCAAAGATGAGCGAAAGCAGGCGGTCCGCAAGCTGCTCGATCAGGAAAAAGCACAGGAAGAAGCCCATATGAAGGAACTATTGGGCGGGACGAATGCGGTTCTTCGTGGCGCTGTTCAATCAGACAGCGGGGAGTCGGCGCCGTCACCACTGGCCGGCCAGTCTGCGGAGTCCATTAAAGGCCAGATCGAAAAGGCGATGGCCCCTATCCTGGCCGGCGTCAGCGATGCCCAGGTGCTTGACGTTATGTGCGGACTCGCAGACTGTCTGCGCGGGGCCGCTGACCGCGAACGCGCCAGCGGTCGACAGTGGCGGCCTTTCCCCCTCGACGCCCTGCCCCGCCGGATTGGTGGCTTCGTCCAGGCGGTGGCCGAAGCGCACAGCGTTGATCCGGTCTTTGTGGTCCTGCCTGTGCTGGCCACAGTCGCGGCGGCAATGGGCAATGCCTGGCGGCTGCGGATCAAGGATGACTTCGACGTTCCCCCGGTGCTGTGGTGTTTTCTTGTCGCGCGAACGGGCACCAATAAGTCGGGCCCGTTTGCGGTGGCCGTAGGACCAATGTGGCAAGTGCCGCCAATGCCCAGTGCCGGCGACGCAATGCTTTCTGTTCGGCAAGAGCAGTACATCATTGACGACGCGACGAGCGAAGCGGTTCTCGCGCGGCTGGGCAAGTGTCCGCGCGGCCTTCTGCTGGCCGGCGACGAACTCGCTGGCTGGCTTCAATCCTTCGACGCATACCGCAAAGGCGCCGGCGGGGATCAGCAGAAGTGGATCAGAATGTGGAACGCGAAACCTATCCGCGTGGACCGCAAAACTACCGATGAGCGGAACATGATCCCGGCGCCAGCGGTCAGCATTGCAGGATCTATTCAGCCGGAACTGCTGAGCAAAGCAGCGGACGCAGAGAAGCTGGCCAGTGGGTTCTTTCCTCGAGCACTGGCAGCCATGCCCCCGGAGCAAAAGCGGCGATGGTCAAACGTCGGGATCAGCGAACAGCAAGCCGCATTCTGGAGGAAGTTGATAGACCGCCTGCGGACGACGCCCTTCGATTCCTTGGAAACCGACACAGGCCAGTATCTGCCGAAGATCGTTACTCTCTCGCCCGAAGCAGACGCGGCCTGGGTCCAGTGGTATGAGGAAGTCGCCGAACGCCTGCACCACTTGACCGGGACGGAGCGTGCTATCACGGCCAAAGCTGACGTGCAGGCTGCGAGGCTGGCGTTCGTACTCTATGGCATGGCCTGCGCCCTGGACGAGTACCCCGCTGGTTGTCACATGCCCGGGCCGATCATGGCCGCGGGCGTCCGCCTGGCGGAGTGGTTCCTTGACGAGACACTTCGGGTCTTTGAGACGACATGCGGCCGCGCCCAAGGGGAGCGGGTCCCGTCTCTCTTGAGTCTCGTCCAAAGGCGAGGCGGTAAGGCGACGCCACGCGACATCCAGCGAGCCGATTCACGGAGCTACCCCAGCGCCGAAGCCGCACGGGTCGCCTTGCAAGACCTCGCCGACGCCGGCCATGGTTCATTCGACGGCCGGGTGTTTGTCGTCAAGCAAGGGAAGGGGAAGCCTTGA
- a CDS encoding helix-turn-helix transcriptional regulator, whose translation MAIDDDIRKALAASGRSRYAIAKESGILESQLSRFLHGERGLNVANLQRLARVLGLEIIVRQKNRRES comes from the coding sequence ATGGCGATTGACGATGACATTCGGAAAGCACTGGCGGCAAGCGGCCGAAGCCGCTACGCCATTGCCAAAGAGAGCGGGATCCTCGAGAGTCAGTTGTCTCGGTTCCTGCACGGCGAGCGCGGCCTGAACGTCGCGAACCTCCAACGCCTGGCCCGTGTGCTCGGCCTGGAGATCATCGTCCGCCAGAAGAACAGAAGGGAGTCTTAA
- a CDS encoding RluA family pseudouridine synthase, whose protein sequence is MPDPEDIITEEQDLPPDEQADEQTAEFADDDVEGVQTTLAADEDGLEHLQILIRRPKSDRRLDKYLAGRLGRDHSRTSLQGYIREGNVTVNDKIVKPRYTLRSGDVIDMMLPIVKRREIPPEPIPLDVIYEDDDLMAVNKQSGLIVHPARGNWTGTLVNALAYYFQKNWRDISELPTSGEAFRPGIVHRLDRDTTGIMLVAKSEQALWRLGWQFEHRKVHKTYTAIVHGRMSMNEDLIDAPIGKHARIREKYAVHRLTGRPLPVTIKPAVTRYKVLERLAAGPGGTMPFTLVELYPQTGRTHQLRVHMSYIGHPIVGDRMYGGGPLYMSQLDGHAEVADGPLITRQALHAHTIAFTHPRTREPMEFTAPWPKDFTDTLNELQRRSERV, encoded by the coding sequence ATGCCTGACCCGGAAGACATCATTACAGAAGAGCAGGACCTGCCTCCCGACGAACAGGCCGACGAGCAGACCGCCGAGTTTGCCGACGACGACGTCGAGGGCGTCCAGACTACGCTGGCCGCCGACGAAGACGGCCTCGAGCATCTCCAGATCCTCATCCGCCGCCCCAAGAGCGACCGGCGGCTGGACAAGTATCTCGCCGGCCGACTCGGGCGCGACCACTCCCGCACCAGCCTGCAGGGCTACATCCGCGAGGGCAACGTCACCGTCAACGACAAGATCGTCAAGCCGCGCTACACCCTCCGCAGCGGCGACGTGATCGATATGATGCTGCCGATCGTCAAACGCCGCGAGATTCCCCCCGAGCCCATCCCGCTTGACGTCATCTATGAAGACGACGACCTGATGGCCGTCAACAAGCAGTCCGGTCTCATCGTTCACCCCGCGCGGGGCAACTGGACGGGCACGCTGGTCAACGCCCTGGCGTATTACTTCCAGAAGAACTGGCGCGACATTTCTGAGCTGCCCACCAGCGGCGAGGCGTTCCGCCCGGGCATCGTCCACCGCCTCGACCGCGACACCACGGGCATCATGCTCGTGGCCAAGAGCGAGCAGGCCCTGTGGCGGCTGGGGTGGCAGTTCGAGCACCGCAAGGTACACAAGACGTACACCGCGATCGTCCACGGCCGCATGTCGATGAACGAAGACCTCATCGACGCTCCCATCGGCAAGCACGCCCGCATCCGCGAGAAGTACGCCGTCCACCGCCTGACGGGCCGCCCGCTGCCGGTGACGATCAAACCTGCTGTCACGCGCTACAAAGTGCTCGAGCGCCTCGCCGCCGGCCCCGGCGGCACAATGCCGTTCACGCTGGTGGAGTTGTACCCTCAGACCGGGCGCACGCATCAGCTCCGCGTGCATATGAGTTACATCGGCCACCCGATCGTCGGCGACCGGATGTACGGCGGCGGACCGCTGTACATGAGCCAGCTCGATGGCCACGCGGAAGTAGCCGACGGCCCGCTGATCACGCGTCAGGCGTTGCACGCGCACACGATCGCCTTCACGCACCCGCGCACGCGCGAGCCGATGGAGTTCACCGCCCCCTGGCCAAAAGATTTCACCGACACGCTGAATGAGTTGCAACGACGAAGCGAGCGGGTATAA
- a CDS encoding corrinoid protein produces the protein MADLQALADALIKGDRNKVVELTKKALEEGVGPAKVLNDGLIAGMNVVGKRFKANEIYVPEVLIAARAMHGAMDVLSPKLVAAGVKPIGTVVLGTVKGDLHDIGKNLVGMMLTGAGLKVVDIGTDAPAEKFVEACKKENAQVCAMSALLTTTMPQMGEVVKAMKASGVKTKTLIGGAPVTQSFADEIGADGYAPDAASAADVAKTLL, from the coding sequence ATGGCAGATTTGCAAGCATTGGCAGACGCGTTGATCAAGGGCGATCGCAACAAGGTCGTCGAGCTGACCAAGAAGGCTTTGGAAGAGGGCGTGGGCCCGGCCAAGGTCCTCAATGACGGCCTCATCGCCGGCATGAACGTCGTGGGCAAGCGGTTCAAGGCCAACGAAATCTACGTGCCCGAAGTCCTCATCGCCGCCCGCGCGATGCACGGCGCGATGGACGTGCTGTCGCCCAAGCTCGTTGCCGCCGGCGTCAAGCCCATCGGCACCGTCGTTCTGGGAACCGTCAAGGGCGACCTGCACGACATCGGCAAGAACCTCGTCGGAATGATGCTCACCGGCGCCGGACTCAAGGTCGTCGATATCGGCACCGACGCCCCGGCCGAGAAGTTCGTCGAGGCCTGCAAGAAGGAAAACGCCCAGGTCTGCGCCATGAGCGCCCTGCTGACCACCACCATGCCCCAGATGGGCGAAGTGGTCAAGGCCATGAAGGCCTCCGGCGTCAAGACCAAAACCCTCATCGGCGGCGCTCCGGTCACCCAGAGCTTTGCTGACGAGATCGGTGCAGACGGATACGCCCCCGACGCCGCCAGCGCGGCCGACGTGGCCAAGACCCTGCTGTAA